From Etheostoma cragini isolate CJK2018 chromosome 17, CSU_Ecrag_1.0, whole genome shotgun sequence, one genomic window encodes:
- the LOC117960352 gene encoding schlafen-like protein 1, whose product MGKSSRKRCDVSPQNQASQKTPKRTRYTCFQRPNVRNPNKQICVVRVPKGVKQQKSWRHPAASPQPQRPPVQDHTAQHTPAQHITRVNELDISSCQCLHSGAYIGNETSSIEFKQGTGNYMAKNFSYQVLKYGCAFLNSGGGSLLVGVQDNGVVCGLLFDHEKEDQTRLQVDDMVKDFEPPLLPHNYSLRFLPVITPGNQQHCLKVLCITFQVSPAFTEPTLYRVLQDQVYVRRNGSVQGPMGASFILEWSRQVWAGKVEQLKQHVCEATSERSSLAMQLHTLQKTVNQIAADCRIAAAERFSQAAAQEEQSTLNSQSSPASCENCRRQTSYQPDLGLGSTPPPELSHV is encoded by the exons ATGGGGAAGAGCTCAAGGAAAAGGTGTGATGTATCACCCCAAAACCAGGCGTCACAGAAGACACCGAAACGGACACGGTACACTTGTTTCCAGAGACCTAATGTTAGGaacccaaacaaacaaatatgtgtAGTAAGGGTCCCCAAAGGGGTAAAGCAGCAGAAAAGCTGGAGGCATCCAGCAGCCAGCCCTCAGCCACAGAGACCCCCAGTCCAGGACCACACTGCTCAACACACACCTGCCCAG CATATTACCAGGGTCAATGAATTGGACATCAGCAGCTGCCAGTGTCTCCATAGCGGAGCTTACATTGGCAATGAGACAAGCAGCATCGAATTCAAACAAGGCACAG GAAATTATATGGCAAAGAATTTCAGCTATCAGGTCTTGAAGTATGGCTGTGCCTTCCTGAACAGCGGGGGAGGGAGTCTGCTGGTCGGGGTGCAGGACAACGGAGTGGTCTGTGGACTGCTCTTCGACCATGAGAAGGAGGACCAGACCCGCCTCCAGGTGGACGACATGGTCAAGGATTTCGAACCTCCGCTCCTTCCCCACAACTACAGCTTGCGCTTCCTGCCTGTGATAACGCCTGGTAATCAACAACACTGCCTCAAGGTGCTGTGCATCACCTTCCAAGTGTCTCCGGCCTTCACCGAACCAACTCTCTATCGGGTTCTCCAGGACCAGGTGTACGTAAGGCGGAATGGGAGTGTGCAGGGGCCCATGGGTGCCTCCTTCATCCTGGAGTGGTCCAGACAG GTGTGGGCGGGAAAGGTGGAGCAGCTGAAGCAGCATGTGTGCGAAGCGACATCCGAGAGGAGTTCCTTAGCCATGCAGCTCCACACGTTACAGAAGACTGTCAATCAGATTGCAGCAGATTGTAGAATCGCTGCTGCAGAGCGCTTCAGTCAGGCGGCGGCGCAGGAGGAGCAGTCAACCCTCAACAGCCAGAGCTCCCCTGCCTCGTGTGAGAACTGCAGACGCCAGACCAGCTACCAGCCCGATCTGGGCCTGGGATCCACTCCACCTCCAGAACTGAGCCACGTATGA